The following are encoded in a window of Stieleria sp. JC731 genomic DNA:
- a CDS encoding multiheme c-type cytochrome, which translates to MELWFIALSCLAIIICLYIGIRYRSVVVFLSTTVLALFALALIMPSEKRTTVSVTTESTERQKPTTESKSAGDTKSGKQSDQQVASSEKDRKQTEVTLTTLESFRPIEVPNDGYVGSDACKECHAENHATWEASYHSTMTQVADPEIVLGDFSDVSVQCQGQNYRMTMQDGVCSVITVNPDDPTKPVSAPVVMTTGSHHMQVYWFATGNRRLLGMFPLVHLNETGEWIPRQSAFLVPPGLSASFEMGRWNETCSGCHSTQPKSRRLSSGDWDTHVGEFGISCEACHGPGQEHLDFRSRSKSQNSDSLQARDPEEQDPIINPANLSKVRSAQVCGQCHSVIDPKSTDADFQEKGHQYRPGKDLLETHSVWLRSSPEFENTRKTLNYPDLETLLNETYYPDGMIRVSGREYNGLIRSPCYIKGEMTCLSCHDLHQDNSDDRPIKEWANDQLSQHATEDHACTQCHSPEKYGSSHTHHAAESSGSSCYNCHMPHTTYGLLKAIRSHQISSPNVGADRDAKRTNACNLCHLDQTLAWSAKHLEDWYQTEPPVLDKTEQTVAASVIWLTRSDAAQRAITAWHMGWDVAQSTSGNNWQLPLLTALLDDDYEAIRLIARRSIRSLPGGESFEFDLVTSSTSEQRQRQALKLLSGWLAKDESKQINRPELLILGNEGIAVDQLRSLIDQRDNTPITLSE; encoded by the coding sequence ATGGAATTATGGTTCATCGCTCTCAGCTGCTTGGCAATCATCATTTGCCTGTACATTGGCATTCGCTACCGCAGTGTTGTCGTGTTCCTATCCACAACAGTTCTTGCTTTGTTTGCATTGGCGCTGATCATGCCAAGCGAAAAACGAACAACTGTGTCGGTCACAACCGAATCGACGGAACGGCAAAAGCCGACGACCGAATCGAAATCAGCTGGTGATACGAAATCTGGAAAGCAATCGGATCAGCAAGTCGCGTCCTCAGAAAAGGATCGCAAGCAAACCGAAGTCACGCTGACCACGCTTGAATCTTTTCGCCCCATCGAAGTTCCCAATGACGGCTACGTTGGTTCGGATGCATGTAAAGAATGTCATGCGGAAAACCACGCCACCTGGGAAGCGTCCTACCATAGTACGATGACGCAGGTGGCCGATCCAGAAATTGTCCTTGGCGATTTTTCGGATGTCAGTGTCCAGTGCCAAGGACAAAACTACCGGATGACAATGCAGGACGGTGTCTGTTCGGTCATCACCGTCAACCCAGACGATCCGACCAAGCCTGTTTCCGCACCCGTCGTGATGACCACCGGTTCACACCACATGCAGGTCTATTGGTTTGCAACAGGGAACCGCCGTTTGCTTGGCATGTTCCCTTTGGTTCACTTGAATGAAACTGGCGAATGGATTCCAAGGCAATCTGCGTTCTTGGTCCCGCCGGGCTTATCGGCGTCGTTTGAGATGGGACGGTGGAATGAGACATGTAGCGGTTGCCACTCGACGCAGCCCAAAAGCCGACGACTTTCATCGGGTGATTGGGACACACACGTCGGGGAATTCGGGATCTCCTGTGAAGCATGCCACGGTCCCGGACAAGAACATCTCGACTTTCGCAGTCGATCGAAATCGCAAAACTCTGATTCTTTGCAAGCTCGCGACCCTGAAGAACAGGATCCGATCATCAACCCCGCAAACTTGTCAAAGGTTCGGTCCGCCCAAGTTTGTGGCCAATGCCATTCGGTCATCGATCCAAAATCCACGGATGCCGATTTCCAAGAAAAAGGGCACCAATACCGTCCCGGAAAGGATCTGCTTGAAACCCATAGCGTTTGGTTGCGTAGTTCGCCGGAATTCGAAAACACGCGAAAGACGCTCAATTACCCCGACCTCGAAACCCTACTGAACGAAACGTACTACCCCGACGGGATGATCCGAGTTAGCGGCCGTGAATACAACGGGCTCATTCGTTCACCGTGTTATATCAAGGGCGAAATGACCTGTTTGTCATGTCATGATCTACACCAGGACAATTCGGACGACCGGCCAATTAAGGAATGGGCCAACGATCAACTCAGTCAGCATGCGACCGAAGACCATGCGTGCACGCAGTGTCATTCTCCGGAGAAATATGGTTCGTCACACACCCATCATGCGGCAGAATCATCTGGGTCCAGTTGCTACAACTGCCATATGCCACACACGACCTACGGCCTCCTAAAAGCCATTCGCAGTCATCAGATCAGCAGTCCCAACGTCGGCGCCGACCGAGATGCGAAACGCACCAACGCTTGCAACCTTTGTCACCTGGATCAGACGCTGGCTTGGTCTGCCAAGCATCTCGAAGACTGGTACCAAACCGAGCCGCCAGTTCTTGATAAGACGGAACAAACGGTCGCCGCGTCGGTCATTTGGCTGACACGTTCCGATGCCGCGCAGCGCGCGATCACCGCGTGGCACATGGGCTGGGATGTGGCTCAATCCACCTCCGGAAACAACTGGCAACTTCCGTTGCTGACTGCATTACTGGACGATGACTACGAGGCGATCCGTTTAATCGCCCGACGATCAATCAGGTCCTTGCCTGGAGGCGAAAGCTTTGAGTTCGATCTGGTCACATCAAGCACATCTGAACAGCGTCAGAGGCAGGCGTTAAAGTTGCTAAGCGGATGGCTTGCGAAGGACGAATCCAAGCAGATCAATCGCCCCGAATTGCTGATACTCGGCAACGAAGGTATCGCAGTTGATCAACTGAGAAGCCTGATCGATCAACGTGACAACACGCCGATCACGCTCAGCGAATAG